The genomic stretch ATGCAAAAGCGTGCTGCGGGCAATGCCACGGTCACCCTTTGTCATACCCGGACCAAGGATATGGATTTTCATACCAAGCGGGCTGATATCCTGATCGTTGCCGCCGGTGTTGCCAATATGATCAAAGCTGATCAGGTAAAAGAAGGCGTGGTTATTATTGATGTCGGTGTGAATCGCGTCGGAATGACCGAGTCGGGCAAGGCCAAGCTGGCCGGTGATGTAGATTTTGAGTCAGTTAAAGAAAAGGCTGCCGCCATCACACCGGTGCCCGGCGGTGTCGGCCCAATGACCATCACCATGCTGATGAAAAACACCGTGCAAGCTGCCAGACAGTTTGCCGGATTGGCGTAAGAGCGTTACACGATAATTTTTAAGGATATGGAAACAGGCGACCTCGATAGCCTCGGGGTGCCTGCTCTCAGATTTCTGTTTTTGAGGAGACCGTACTATGGCTAAGCCTAATCGCTGCGAAAGCTGCAACGATATAACCACCAGCTCAACACGCGACCTGCTGAATCAGGATCTTGCCAAGCAGGTGCGTACCGCCTATGACCGTATTGAGGATCGGGGTATGTCCGCCTGTCTGTTCGGCTCAGGAGGTACCTGCTGCCGTAACTGCAACATGGGGCCCTGTCAGATTATTGATGGTGTTGAATCTATGGTCGGAATTTGCGGCGCGACAGCAGATACGGTTGCGGCTCGAAATTTCGCACGGACCGTGGCAGCCGGTACTTCGGCCCATACTGATCATGCTCGCGAAATGGTGCGCGGTTTCATTGCCACGGCAAAAGGGGAAACGCCGCACGAGATCAAGGATGTAGCGAAGTTGCATGACATGGCTCAGCTCTTCGGCATCGAGACCGAAGACCGGGACAAGAACGAGATCGCTCTTGAACTGGGTGAGCGAGCTTTGGCAGAGTTTGGCAGCCAGGATAGTACTCCGCTGACGATGCTGAAGCGGGCTCCAGAAAAGCAGCAGAAGATCTGGAAGGAGCAAGGGGTTGAGCCACGCGGTATTGATCGCGAAGTGGTGGAAATGATGCATCGTACCCATATGGGTGTGGATCAGGAGTATCGTAACATCACAAAACAGGCCAGTCGTTGTGCCCTGGCAGACGGTTGGGGGGCTTCCATGCTTTCCACCGAGTTGACCGACATTATGTTTGGTACGCCAGTACCCAAGCGAGCCATTATTGATCTCGGCGTGCTCCGGGAGGATATGGTCAACGTCACCGTCCACGGTCATGAGCCGCTCTTGGCTGAATCTCTTTGTCTGGCAGCTGAGGACGAGGAAATTTTGGCTCTGGCGAAAAAAGTCGGTGCCAAGGGAATCAATCTGGCCGGTGTTTGTTGCACCGGTAACGAGATCCTGATGCGTCGGGGTATTCCTGTGGCAGGCTCCTTTATCCAGCAGGAAATGGTTCTGGCCACCGGTGCCGTCGAGGCTATGGTTGTGGACGTCCAGTGCGTCATGCAATCCCTCGCCCAGGTCGTGAAAGACAAGCATACTGATATCATCACCACCAATTACCGGGCCAAGATGCCCGACGGTGTTCATATTCAGTTTGATGAGCATGATGCCTACAACTCGGCCAAGGAAATTTTGACCCGTGCCGTTGGCAATTTTAAGAAACGGGGCGCGTGTTATATCCCGAAAGACAGTAAATTCGATGTGGTTGTCGGCTTCTCCCACGAGACCATTAATTACATGCTCGGCGGTCGTTTCCGTCAGTCCTACCGTCCGCTGAATGATAATATCATCAACGGTCGTATTCGCGGAGTCGGTGCTCTGGTCGGTTGTGAGCATTATAAGCATTCCGATGATGTGCATTTTGAGATCGCCAAAGAACTGATCAAAAATAACGTGCTGGTGCTGGCCACTGGTTGTGCAGCCCAGGCTCTTGGCCGTCGGGGATTAATGCGTCCAGAAGCAGCGACGGAGTATGCCGGAGACGGGCTGCGCGAGGTCTGTGAGACCGTGGGTATGCCACCGGTCCTTCATGTCGGTTCTTGTGTGGATAACTCTCGTCTCCTGATCGCCCTGACCGCTATGGTCAAAGAAGGTGGGTTGGGTGACGATATTGCTGATCTGCCTGCGGTGGGATCTGCGCCTCTGTGGATGAGTGAAAAAGCGGTTGCCATTGGTCAGTATTTTGTTGCCAGCGGTGCCCACGTCATCTTCCAGGATCTGCCCATCAACGGGGCCAAGAAATTTTCTGAGTATCTGTTAAAAGATATCAAAGAGGAGTTCGGGGCCTGTTGGGGCGTTGAAAGCACACCTCAGGATATTGCCAAGGCCATGATCGCGGCTATTGATGGAAAGCGTGAGGCCTTGGGTATCAATAAGAAGAAAGAGCGTGTACTCATGGATATGGCTATGCGTCGTGAGCTTGAAGGCGGCGGTACAGCCGGTGCCGGTTGCGGCGGTTGAGCCGCGAAAAGCATTAATGCGGTAGGGGCAGATCCCCGTGTCTGCCCAGTCTGGGCGAACACAGGGATTCGCCCCTACGGCATAAAAGAATTAAGGCATTGAGTTCAGCAGAACAAAATTCTGCCCGCAGGGTGGATCAGGTATAAGGAGGATTGATGAAATCGGGGAGCAATTTGGAGCGGGTGCTCAGGAGCGGCGCATTTGCCGTGACCGGTGAGCTGGGACCGCCGAAGAACAGTGACCCTGATGTGGTCAGAGAGAAGGCGAGAATCCTGAAAGGCAACGTAGATGCGGTCAATATCACTGATTGTCAGACCGCGATAGTCCGGATGTCATCCATCGGTGCCGGGCTGCTGGCCCAGGCCGAAGGGTTGGAGCCGGTTATTCAGATGACCTGTCGGGACAGAAACCGGATCGGTATGCAGTCGGATCTGCTGGCTGCATCTGCGCTGGGATTGAAAAACTTGCTCTGCCTGACTGGCGATCATCAGAAATTCGGTAATCATCCCGGCGCAAAAGGCGTATTTGATATGGATTCTATCCAGCTGTTAGGGATGATCCGGGATATGCGAGACGGGAAAAAATTTCAATGCGGCGAGGAAATTAAAGGGAAAGGAACAGATCTCTTTCTTGGTGCAGCTGCTAACCCCTTTGCCTATCCTTATGAGTTCCGAGCGGTGCGCATGGGGAAAAAGATTGCCAACGGCGCTGATTTTATCCAGACCCAGATAATTTATAATCTGGATCGATTTACCGAGTTCATGAAGACAACCTGCGAGCTTGGCCTGCATGAGAAGGCCTATATCCTCGCTGGCGTGACCCCGCCGAAGTCTGTGGGGATGGCACGCTACATGAAGAAGTTTGTGCCCGGCATGGATGTAACCGATGAGGTTATCAAGCGGATGCAGGGGGCAAAGGATAAAAAGCAGGAAGGAATTAACATCTGTGTTGATATTATCAATCAGGTCAAAGAAATTCCCGGTGTGGCCGGTGTTCATGTCATGGCCATTGAGTGGGAGGAGGCGGTTCCTGAAATTTGTGAGAGAGCAGGCCTGCTTCCGCGCCCGACCTTTGATGATGATGCAGCAAGCGTACCTGAGACCATTGTTGCGGCAAGGGAAACCATAGAGGTACGAACTGCTGCTGGTGCTGCCGATGATGTTCTGGAACAAGCCAAGGCCGAAGCTGAAAAAATTATAGCCGCCGCCCGGACGGAAGCTGCCGCTCTTTCTGCTCAGGCTGCTCAGTCCGGTGAAGCGACAACGGAAAATGCTGCTGCCAGCGGACAAGCGGCAGATGATGCAGGAGAACATGCGATGAATGAAAAAGGACGCCGTGAGGCGTTAGAGTCAGTCAATCAGGGCCTGAATGCCTTGAAAAAGGCCTACGGCCTGAGCGATGATCAGTTTGATGCATTGATGAATTTTGTTGATGCGGCATCGGTACTGAATAAAGAGCCAGAGGGGCTGACACAACAACCTGTCGGAGCAACTCCTGCACCTGCTGCTCCCGCAGCTGAAGAAAAAGCTGATGATACCGCAGCAAAAGCGGCGGCGGAGAAAGCTGAAGCTGAAGCAAAGGCCAAAGCGGAAGCTCAAGCCAAGGCTGATGCAGAGGCCAAGGTGAAAGCCGAAGCTACTGCTCAGGCAGAGGCGGAAGCAAAAGCAAAGGCGGAAGCAGAGAAAAAGGTTGCCGCAGAAGCTGCTGCCAAGGCAGAAGCAGAAAAGAAGGCCGCAGAAGCAAAAGCAGCTGAAGCAAAGGCAGCCTCGGTTGCCGCTCCATCTGATCTGGATGCTCCGGTTCTGTCCACCGATGAAACACCTTTTTCCGAGCGCGTGACCAAGGTGCCTGCATCCAGCTATAAGACGGCGTATTCCGGCGCGATCCGCGAAGTGACCATGGGTAACGGCGATAAGGCCGTGACCGTGGGCGGTGCCACTTCTCTGCCTTTCCATCTTTTTGAAGGCGAGATAGGCAATAAGCCGCTCATCGCTATGGAGATCATGGATGTTCGACCGGATAACTGGCCCGACACCCTGACCCAATATTTTGATGATGTTATGGACAGCCCAGTGGATTGGGCCAAGAAATGCGTTGATGTGTATAAGGCTGATGCCCTGAATATCTGGCTCAACGGTACAGATCCCAACGGGGAAAATCGTTCGGCGGCAGATGCGGCCAAGGATGCGGCAGCTGTGATTGAGGCTGTTGATGTACCGATCATCATTTGGGGTTGCGGTAATTCCGAGAAGGATACGGAAACCCTGCGTGAGGTCACCTCCTTGATCGGTGACAAGAAGGTCTGTCTTGCTCCTCTTGAGGATGCCAACTACCGCGCTATCGGTGCAACGGCAATGGCTTTTCAGCATCCTATGGTTGCGGCCTCGCCCATTGACGTCAACCTGGCCAAGCAGTTGAACATTCTCCTGGAGAATCTCGGGGTGCCGCTTGGTACGGTTATGATGGATCCGTCAGTTGGTGCGCTGGGCTACGGTATTGAATACACCTATTCGGTTATGGAGCGTATTCGCATAGCAGCATTGACCCAGAAAGATGAAAAACTCCAGGTGCCGATTATCTGTAACCTCGGACGTGAGGTTTGGAAGGCCAAAGAGGTTGGGCTGCCCACTGATGAACTGCTGGGTGATCAGGAAAGTCGTGGCATTATGATGGAGGCGATCACCGCATCCTGTATGCTTATGGCCGGTGGTGAAGTCCTGATCATGCGCCATCCCAAGGCGGTCAATATGACCAAGGCGCTCATTAACGGTCTGGCCGGTTAATGAAGATTGCCTACTTGCTTAACGTAATGCAAGGCTGAAGTCTTGAATCTGAACTCTGAACCGTCTCTACCCTAAGGGAGTTGTCTCAATGTCGAAGATTATCTGCTCCGCAGCGATTCGCGGTGCCCAAAAAATCGTGGATATGGCTGAAGCGTCCTACGAGGAGGCCTTAAAGAAGTACGGCCCTGAACAGGAAGTTTCTTTTCCCAATACTGCATATTACCTGCCGATTATTTATTCCATGCTTGGAGCAAAGGTGGAAAAACTCGGCGATATGAAAGAAATTTTTCAGGAGTGTCGCAAGCTCCTGCCGGCTGTTGTTTCCGAGGATATTTGGTTGCCCTACTTGGCTCCTGCCTTGGATGCCGGAATGGCTACCTATTTTGCCGAGGAAATGTACGAGGCAATTGAGTACCTGAATTCACCGAATTACTACACCAAGACCGAAGATCCCACAGCAGATAATATCTGGTTGGGCGCGGCAGACGATATTATTTTTCGGAAACGTGGCGTCGAGTTTGTTGACGGCACCGCTCCAGGTTTTGCCGCCATTGTCGGCTCACCGTCAGATCCTGAGGTTGCTTCCAAGATTGCTTTGGAATTGCAGGAAAAAAATCTCTATATCTTCATGCATACTGATTCCGATGGGAATTATATGCCTGATATGCTCGCGAAAAACGGCGTACAGGTCGGTTGGAACACCCGCCTGGTGCCTTTTGGTAAGCGCTATACCTCGGTGGTTTTCTCCATCGGTTTCGCCTGTCGCGTGGCCATGGCCTTCGGTGGTGTGAAGCCGGGTGATTCCAGAGCGAACCTTATTTACAACAAAGACCGAACCTACGCCTTTGTTATGCCCTTTGGGCAGGTCAGCGACGAGTGGTATGCCAATGCTGCCGGTGCTATCAACTGGGGTTTCCCGACGATCTCCGATTATGCTATTCCAGAGATCCTGCCTACAGGTATCTGTACCTATGAGCATGTGGTATCCGATATACCCCATGACGAGATCGTCCAGAAGGCCATTGAGGTGCGTGGCCTGAAGGTCAATGTCGCCAAAATTGATATTCCCATGTCCTTTGGTCCGGCCTTTGAGGGTGAGCGTATCCGGAAAGACGATCTCTTTATGGAATGCGGTGGTGGTCGAACCACCGGTGTTGAGGTCTTGATCTCCAAGGAAATGGACGAGATTGAAGACGGTCTGGTGACCCTGGAAGGTCCGGATATCTCTGACATCGAATTAGGGCAGAATCTGCCCATCGGTATCCTGGTTGAGGTTGCTGGTCGCGAGATGCAGTCGGATTTCGAGCCTATCCTGGAGCGTCAGTTTCATCATCTGATGAACTATATCCAGGGCATCATGCATATCGGTCAGCGAAACATCATGTGGGTTCGTATCGGTAAGGGTGCTGTGGAAAAAGGGTTTTCCTTTAAGCATCTCGGTGTAGTCCTGCATGGTAAGTTGCATCAGGAATTTGGTGCGATTTTGGACAAGGTCCAGGTGAAAATTTACACTGTGCAGGATAAGGTGGAAGAGGTTATGGAGATCGCCAAGCAGGTGTATGAAGAGCGTGACCTGCGCCTCGGCTCCATGACGGATGAGACCGAAGATGTTTTCTACTCCTGTACTCTATGTCAGTCCTTTGCACCCAGCCATGTCTGCGTGATCACACCGGAGCGTATCGGTATGTGTGGCGCCTATAACTGGTTGGATGGCAAGGCCTCTTTTCAGATCAATCCCACCGGTCCGAACCAGCCCATTGATAAGGGCGAGTGTACAGATGCTGATAACGGATATTTCACTGGTATCAATGAGTTTGTTAACCAAGCTTCCCGTGGCGCGGTGCCTGAGGTCAGTTGCTATTCTTTGATGAATAATCCCATGACCGCCTGTGGCTGTTTTGAGGCTATTGCAGCCATGTTGCCGCAATGTAACGGTATCATGGTGGTTAATCGTGATTACAGGGGTATGACCCCTTCCGGCATGAAGTTCACCACCCTGGCCGGTATGGCTGGCGGCGGTATGCAGACACCGGGTTTCATGGGTGTATCCAAGCATTACATGTCCAGTAAAAAACTGTTTAAGGCTGAAGGTGGCGTTAGGCGAATGGTCTGGATGCCGAAAATTCTCAAGGATGAGATCAGCGAGAAGCTCAAGGCCTTATGTGAGCATGAGGGAATGCCGGAGCTTTACGACATGATTGCCACAGAAGAGCAGGGCACCACAGAGGAAGAGATCCTTGCCTTCTTGAAGGAGAAAGGTCATCCTGCTCTGGAAATGGAAACAGCCATGGGCTGATTAGCGCTAAATCGGGGCTGATCGGCATTGAGGTGGCGTTGAATCGACGCTTAATCAGTACTGATTTCGTACTGATTTGCGTGAGAGAAGAGAGCACCGCATCCGGCAGGCAGATCTGCCGGATGCGCCCAAGATATAACAGGTACTCAGAGAACAAACGAACAGCCGCCGGGCGAATCCATTGAAAAACGGCAGCTGCATGGGAGGATAGATAATGGCGTTAACCGGTATACAGATACTCAAAATGCTGCCCAAGAAGAATTGCGGCGAGTGTGACATACCTACCTGTCTCGCCTTTGCCATGAAAGTGGCTGCCGGGCAGGCCGAAATAGAAGCATGTCCTTATGTAAGCGATGAGGCAAAGGCTACCATCGGCGAGGCTTCAGCTCCTCCGATTCGTACCATCAAAATTGGTGCCGGTGATGCGCAGTTCACCGCAGGCGGTGAAACCTGCCAGTTCCGGCATGAGAAGCGGTTTGAGAATCAGACCGGCTTGGCTGTTCTGATTGCGACAGACGAGGATGCCGCCTCCATTGACGGCAAGATTAAGCGAGCCAACGATTTTGAGTACGAGCGTGTCGGGGTAATGATGCGTAATAATCTGGTCGCTATTAAGGATAAGGGTGGTGCTTCTCTGGCTGATATGGCCAAGAAGGTTATGGAAGGTGCTCCTAAGCAGGCTATCATTCTCATGAGTGATAATGTGGAGAGCCTCAAGGCTGGAGCCGAGGCCTGTGGTGACAATAAGCCGTTGCTCTACGGTGCCACCGGCGAAAACGCGGAGGCCTTTGTCGACCTTGCCAAGGCAACCGGTTGTGCAATCGGTGTGAAGGGCAAGAACCTTGATGACTTGGTGGAGACAGCGGATAAGTTGATCGCTGCCGGGGTCAAGGATATGGTTATTGACACCGGTGCCCGGACCCTTAAGGGAGCCTTTGAGGATAATGTAGTGGCCCGTCGCGCTGCGGTTAAGGATAAATTCAAGGCCCTTGGTTTTCCGACCATCACTTTTCCCTGCGAAATGTGTGATGATCTGATGATGGAAGCCATGATTGGTTCTGTTTTGATCGCCAAGTACGCAGGCATTACGGTCTTCTCGGATCTTCAGGGTGAGATACTGTTCCCGCTTCTGCTTGAGCAGCTGAATATCTTTACGGATCCGCAGCGGCCAATGGTTGTGGCTGAGGATATTTATCCGGTCACCGGACCGGATGAAAATTCACCGGTACTGATCACCTGTAACTTCTCGCTCACCTACTTTATTGTGTCCGGTGAGATTGAGGGCTCCAAGGTGCCCAGCTGGTTGCTGATCAAGGATACTGAAGGTCTGTCCGTATTGACTGCTTGGGCTGCTGGTAAATTCGGTGCCGATCTGATTGCCATGTTTGTCAATAAATCCGGAATTTTGGATAAAGTCAAGCATCGTGAGCTGATCATTCCGGGCTATCTGGCCACCATCAAGGGTGAGCTGGAAGAAGAGCTGCCTGACTGGACCATTACCATCGGTCCTCGTGAGGCCGGACATCTGCCTTCCTTCCTCAAGGAATGGAAACCAGCTGCTTAAATCGGGCTGACGGTGCAGTTTTGATGTGTACAAGACAGCCCTGTCGTCGCAAGATGATGGGGCTGTTTGGTCTGGGAAAGACAAAAGGTCGATTCCTGTCCCCTATATAATGGGCTTGAAGGATGATAGCATGGACCTGATGTGAGTGTGTATAGAGGAAAATAAAAAACGATGAGCTATAAGCCTGTAACGTATGTTGGGGGCTATGAAATTTTCGTAGGTTTGCTCTTTATTTTAGCAATAATTAGACTGTTATTATAACAACTAATAAGTACAATAAACACTGGAGATTGCAATGGGAAAAGGAATGGAACACAGGGCCGGATCAGTCATGGTCGTGGGCGGAGGTATCGCCGGGATACAAGCTGCCCTTGACCTGACTGAACTTGGTTATTACGTCTACCTGCTGGAAAAAGCACCGGTTGTGGGCGGGGTTATGGCCCAGCTCGACAAGACCTTTCCGACCAATGACTGCTCTCTCTGAATACTTGCACCTAAGCTGGTAGAGGCCGGTCGGTCTCCAAATATAGAGATGATAACCAATGCAGATCTTTTGGCATTGGACGGAAAACCGGGTGATTTCACTGTTAAGGTACGGAAACGCCCTCGTTATATTGATGCGGACAAGTGTACAGCCTGTGGGTTGTGTACCCAATACTGTCCCAAGCATCTTTCAGATGCGTACAATGAAGGATTGGCTCTGACCCGTCCTATTCATATTGACTATGCCCAGGCCGTGCCTGCGACATATTATATTGATCCTTCAGCCTGTATGTCTGTGCAGCACGATACCTGCCAGATCTGCGTGCCGGTTTGCCAGAGTCATGCCATTGACTTCAGCCAGCAGCCGGAAGAGGTTGAGATCAAGGTCGGGGCAATGGTGTTGTCACCAGGCTTCGGCAGGATTGATGACGCCACGCTGGAGAAATACTCCTATGGCGAGCACCCGGACGTGGTGACCGCTGTTGAGTTTGAGCGTATGACCACGGCTTCGGGACCCTTCCTCGGCGAGGTGAAATGCTTCTCCGACGGTCGCCATCCCAAATCCATGGCCTTTATCCAATGCGTTGGTTCCAGGGATCTGGGTTGCAATAACGGTTACTGTTCTTCGGTTTGCTGTATGTACGCAATCAAGGAAGCAATGGTTGCCAAGGAGCATGATCCGGAAGTAGACATCACAGTCTACTACATGGATATCCGCACCCAGGGTAAGGATTTTGATAAGGCCAGGGAACGGGCTGAGGCTATGGGCGTAAAGTTTGTCCGCGCCAAGGTCGCCGGTGTGACTCCTTGGGGGAATAACCTTCGCCTGACCTACTCCACCTTGGATGGCAAACACGAATTCAAGCCCTATGATATGGTGGTTCTTTCTGTGGGCCTGGAAGCGCCTAAGGATGCCCAAGGTATTGCCGAGATGACCGGTATTGAACTCAATCATTATGATTTTGCCAAAACCGATACCTTTAGCCCGTTAAACACCAGCGTTGAGGGTGTGGTTGTGGCCGGGGCGTTCCAGGGACCCAAGGATATTCCCGAGTCAGTTACCCAGGCATCGGCAACAGCCGGTATTGTTGCCGGGATGCTGCAACAACAGCGTGGGTTAGGGATTGTCCATAAGTCCTACCCGGACGAGAAGCCCATGGACGAAGAGGTCCGCATAGGAGTCTTTGTCTGCCATTGCGGTATCAATATCGCCTCGGTGGTAGATGTCCGTAAGGTGGAAGACTCGGTTGAGGGCATGGAAGGGGTTGTCTACCATACCGATTCTCTCTATTCCTGTTCTGCGGATGCGGTGAAGACGCTCAAGGATCGGATCATTGAACATAACCTGAACCGGGTAGTCATTGCCGCCTGTTCACCCAGAACCCATGAGCCGCTCTTTCAGGAAACGCTCAAGGATGCAGGCCTGAACCGTTGTTTGATCGAGATGGTCAATATTCGCGATCAATGTTCTTGGGTCCATGCTGGCGAGCCGGAAGCGGCCACGGATAAATCACAAGATCTGGTGCGTATGGCTGTGGCCAAGGCCAGAGGAATGCGGCCTTTGCCGGAGCAGACCGTGCCGGTTACCCCCAAGGCCTTGATCATCGGGGCAGGCATTGCCGGGATGACCGTGGCGCTGAACTTGGCAGAGCAGGGTTTTGATTCTGTATTGGTGGAAAAAGGGGAAAAACTGGGCGGCAGCCTGGGTCTGCTGAATCATACCCTGGATACCCACGAGACTGCTTCTCATCTGCAAAAGCTGGTGGCCAAGGTTGAGGCGAATAAGCATATTGACGTGCTGACCAAGGCTGAGTTGAAAGATTTTTCTGGCTTTATCGGTAATTTTTCCTCTGTGGTTGGAGAAGAGGGCGGTGCCGAGCATACGGTTGATCACGGCGTTGTGGTCCTGGCAACTGGTGGGCATGAGCATCGTCCTGAAGGCTATCAGCTGGAGGAGAACAGCAAGGTGCTCACCCAGACGGAATTGGAAAAACGTTTGGCAGGAAAAGCAAAAAATCGGGCGCCCAAATCTATCGTTATGATCCAGTGTGCCGGATCTCGCGGAGATGACCTGAAGTATTGTTCCAAGGTTTGCTGTAACCATGCGGTCAAAAATGCGTTGACGATCAAAGAACTGAATCCGGCCTCACAGGTGATTGTTCTGTATCGTGATATGCGGACCTACGGTTATGCTGAGGATGCCTATCGGGAGGCCCGGCTTAAGGGCGTTATTTTTATCCCTTATGAACTGGATAGGAAACCCGTGGTCTCTGAAGAAGGGAAAAAATTGCAGGTCACATTTTTTGACTCCCTGCTTCAAGAGGAGGTCGAAATGACCCCTGAGCTGGTCGCTCTGTCCGTGGGTATTGTCCCCGATGGAACCGAGGATCTGAGCAAATTGCTCAAGGCCCCGCTTACCGATGACCGTTTCTTCCTGGAGGCCCATGTTAAGTTGCGGCCTGTTGAATTGCCGGTTTCCGGTGTCTATGTCTGCGGTCTGGCCCACGGCCCGAAACCGGTGGATGAGACCATTGCCCAGGCCCAGGCAGCTGCGGCCAAGGCGGCCATCCCGCTGGTCAAGGGTGCCGTCAGCATTGATCCGATTGTTTCAGTGGTGGAGCAGGAAAAATGCATCGGTTGCGGTATCTGTGCCAGCCTTTGTCCTTTTGGTTCCATTGAGATGATCAAGGTGGACAAGAAGCGCAAGGCGCAGACCATTGCTGCATCCTGTAAGGCCTGCGGTATCTGCTCCAGCCATTGTCCGACCTTTGCCATCTCTATGGGCGGGTTCACCAATGAGCAGATTATGGATCAGATTACTGCCTTCGGTAATGTGAAGGTAGCAGAACCGGTCGAGGCGTAAAGCGTAATCTGGTAACGCACTGTAGGGGCAGACCCCTGTGTCTGCCCTGATTATCGGGCGAACAGGGGGATTTGCCCCTACGCCTGATTTGAAAAAACAACATCTATGCGAGGTGTTTTGATGAGCAACGATTTCAGTCCCAAAATTCTGGGTTTTTTATGTAACTGGTGCTGCTATGCAGCTGCCGATGCAGCCGGGGTCTCCCGGTTTCAGTACCCGCCCAACCTGCGCACCATCCGGGTTATGTGTACCGGTCGGGTTGATCCCGCCTTTATCCTGCGCGGTTTTATCGAAGGCGCAGACGGTATTTTTACCGGCGGCTGACAACACGGAGAATGTCATTACCAGGTAGGTAATTACGATGCAATGGGTGTGGATGCGCTGGTCAGAAAGGTACTGGAAGACGTGGGTATCCGCAAAGAACGTTATGATTTACAATGGGCTTCAGCTGCTGAGGCACCGCGCTTTGTTCAGTTGATTACTGGATTTACCGAGCGCATGAAAGATCTCGGCCCGCTGGGCGAGGCTGAGGGTCTGTCTCAAGAAGAGATCAAAGCAAAGTTGGAAAAAGCCTTAGCTGTGGTCTCGGACCAGAAGGTCCGGGTCAGCTTTGGCAATGCTGCCAAGGCAGTGCGTAAGGATGCGGTTTGGACACCGGAGCATATTGACGAGGTTGTCACAACCAAGATGGCTAAAACCCTGGATAAGGCTTTGGCCTAAGCCTACTTGCTTTAATAAAATATTTTGTTGTTGATACAAGGCACTGTTTTCTTCGGAAAATAGTGCCT from Candidatus Electrothrix communis encodes the following:
- the acsC gene encoding acetyl-CoA decarbonylase/synthase complex subunit gamma, with translation MALTGIQILKMLPKKNCGECDIPTCLAFAMKVAAGQAEIEACPYVSDEAKATIGEASAPPIRTIKIGAGDAQFTAGGETCQFRHEKRFENQTGLAVLIATDEDAASIDGKIKRANDFEYERVGVMMRNNLVAIKDKGGASLADMAKKVMEGAPKQAIILMSDNVESLKAGAEACGDNKPLLYGATGENAEAFVDLAKATGCAIGVKGKNLDDLVETADKLIAAGVKDMVIDTGARTLKGAFEDNVVARRAAVKDKFKALGFPTITFPCEMCDDLMMEAMIGSVLIAKYAGITVFSDLQGEILFPLLLEQLNIFTDPQRPMVVAEDIYPVTGPDENSPVLITCNFSLTYFIVSGEIEGSKVPSWLLIKDTEGLSVLTAWAAGKFGADLIAMFVNKSGILDKVKHRELIIPGYLATIKGELEEELPDWTITIGPREAGHLPSFLKEWKPAA
- a CDS encoding FAD-dependent oxidoreductase — translated: MGKGMEHRAGSVMVVGGGIAGIQAALDLTELGYYVYLLEKAPVVGGVMAQLDKTFPTNDCSL
- a CDS encoding FAD-dependent oxidoreductase codes for the protein MITNADLLALDGKPGDFTVKVRKRPRYIDADKCTACGLCTQYCPKHLSDAYNEGLALTRPIHIDYAQAVPATYYIDPSACMSVQHDTCQICVPVCQSHAIDFSQQPEEVEIKVGAMVLSPGFGRIDDATLEKYSYGEHPDVVTAVEFERMTTASGPFLGEVKCFSDGRHPKSMAFIQCVGSRDLGCNNGYCSSVCCMYAIKEAMVAKEHDPEVDITVYYMDIRTQGKDFDKARERAEAMGVKFVRAKVAGVTPWGNNLRLTYSTLDGKHEFKPYDMVVLSVGLEAPKDAQGIAEMTGIELNHYDFAKTDTFSPLNTSVEGVVVAGAFQGPKDIPESVTQASATAGIVAGMLQQQRGLGIVHKSYPDEKPMDEEVRIGVFVCHCGINIASVVDVRKVEDSVEGMEGVVYHTDSLYSCSADAVKTLKDRIIEHNLNRVVIAACSPRTHEPLFQETLKDAGLNRCLIEMVNIRDQCSWVHAGEPEAATDKSQDLVRMAVAKARGMRPLPEQTVPVTPKALIIGAGIAGMTVALNLAEQGFDSVLVEKGEKLGGSLGLLNHTLDTHETASHLQKLVAKVEANKHIDVLTKAELKDFSGFIGNFSSVVGEEGGAEHTVDHGVVVLATGGHEHRPEGYQLEENSKVLTQTELEKRLAGKAKNRAPKSIVMIQCAGSRGDDLKYCSKVCCNHAVKNALTIKELNPASQVIVLYRDMRTYGYAEDAYREARLKGVIFIPYELDRKPVVSEEGKKLQVTFFDSLLQEEVEMTPELVALSVGIVPDGTEDLSKLLKAPLTDDRFFLEAHVKLRPVELPVSGVYVCGLAHGPKPVDETIAQAQAAAAKAAIPLVKGAVSIDPIVSVVEQEKCIGCGICASLCPFGSIEMIKVDKKRKAQTIAASCKACGICSSHCPTFAISMGGFTNEQIMDQITAFGNVKVAEPVEA
- a CDS encoding hydrogenase iron-sulfur subunit; the encoded protein is MSNDFSPKILGFLCNWCCYAAADAAGVSRFQYPPNLRTIRVMCTGRVDPAFILRGFIEGADGIFTGGUQHGECHYQVGNYDAMGVDALVRKVLEDVGIRKERYDLQWASAAEAPRFVQLITGFTERMKDLGPLGEAEGLSQEEIKAKLEKALAVVSDQKVRVSFGNAAKAVRKDAVWTPEHIDEVVTTKMAKTLDKALA